The Deltaproteobacteria bacterium genome includes a window with the following:
- a CDS encoding putative molybdenum carrier protein, producing the protein MALITKIVSGGQTGADRGGLDAAIALGVPHGGWCPKERRAEDGKVPKRYRLRETSAANYQSRTRRNVLAADGTVVFTKGPVTPGSALTVRIARSAGKPCLHLDMNRLGAAAEDRLREWITHHQIRTLNVAGSRESLVPGIRKAVTKFLTASLRSPRTAYVLEEEFVGLDAPQEQAVAEAPYRARGGSRHVRRRLR; encoded by the coding sequence ATGGCATTGATCACCAAGATCGTCAGCGGTGGCCAAACGGGGGCGGACCGTGGTGGGCTCGACGCGGCAATCGCCCTGGGAGTTCCGCACGGCGGCTGGTGCCCGAAGGAACGGCGGGCCGAAGATGGAAAGGTGCCAAAGCGGTACCGACTCCGAGAGACGAGCGCGGCGAACTATCAGTCGCGAACGCGTCGGAACGTGCTTGCGGCAGACGGTACCGTGGTCTTCACCAAAGGACCGGTTACTCCGGGCAGCGCGCTGACGGTGCGGATTGCGCGCAGCGCGGGCAAGCCGTGCTTGCACCTCGACATGAATCGGCTCGGCGCGGCCGCTGAAGATCGGCTTCGGGAGTGGATCACGCACCACCAGATTCGGACCCTCAATGTGGCCGGCTCGCGCGAGTCGCTAGTGCCGGGCATCCGCAAGGCGGTTACGAAGTTCCTGACGGCGTCCTTGAGGAGCCCGCGGACGGCGTACGTCCTCGAAGAGGAATTCGTGGGTCTCGACGCGCCCCAGGAACAAGCAGTGGCGGAGGCGCCTTACCGCGCGCGCGGCGGATCGAGACACGTCCGTCGCCGATTGCGGTGA
- a CDS encoding PcfJ domain-containing protein, with protein MQRLVWFLSDWPGLHNGDLGGLASKAIRWHRQLGDPREVVAMLGLRESCQTMPPPIPLPATKGIRFLATVGEIVVEAERMHHCVAFHAEAAVYGRLYIFHVEHAGAHATIEVTDHAIITQAGGPRNSHNVAVTWGREQLAEWARRLAPARHAKPDSVALEFAVWHRAVQRIEARRRRRRQAAQARRGRQAPTGD; from the coding sequence ATGCAGCGCCTCGTGTGGTTCTTGTCCGATTGGCCTGGCCTGCACAACGGGGATCTGGGCGGGTTGGCCAGCAAGGCGATTCGCTGGCACCGGCAACTGGGCGACCCGCGCGAGGTTGTTGCCATGCTCGGCTTGCGAGAGAGCTGCCAAACGATGCCGCCCCCGATCCCGCTACCGGCTACCAAGGGAATCCGATTCCTTGCGACGGTTGGCGAGATCGTCGTGGAAGCCGAGCGGATGCATCACTGCGTGGCGTTTCATGCGGAGGCTGCGGTGTATGGCCGACTGTACATTTTCCACGTCGAGCACGCGGGCGCGCATGCAACGATCGAGGTAACGGATCACGCCATCATCACGCAGGCCGGTGGTCCGCGGAACAGCCACAACGTCGCGGTCACGTGGGGCCGGGAGCAGCTCGCCGAATGGGCCCGTCGGTTGGCCCCGGCACGCCACGCTAAGCCCGATTCCGTCGCGTTGGAGTTCGCGGTGTGGCATCGCGCGGTCCAGCGAATCGAGGCGCGACGGCGCCGTCGCCGGCAGGCGGCACAGGCACGCCGCGGCCGTCAAGCACCGACCGGTGATTGA
- a CDS encoding recombinase family protein, whose protein sequence is MGRQARRNADPHRAIGYVRVSTDEQTLGPEAQRAALERWCQANAADLVAVFVEQGVSGAAPLDKRPQLLAALAALREHGAGVLLVAKRDRLARDTMVAAMVERVAERHGAVVRTADGISDGDGPESVLMRRIVDAFAEYERLVIKARTRAALAVKKARGERVGDVPYGWRVGSDGIRLEAEPAEQRVLEVARVRRAQGLSLRAIGACLEAAGARSRSGGRWHPQTVANVLRAQRAPAATRQSPVGA, encoded by the coding sequence ATGGGCCGACAGGCACGCAGAAATGCCGATCCTCATCGAGCGATCGGGTACGTTCGCGTGTCCACGGACGAGCAGACGCTCGGCCCCGAAGCGCAGCGCGCCGCACTTGAGCGATGGTGCCAGGCGAACGCCGCCGACCTGGTCGCCGTCTTCGTCGAGCAAGGTGTGAGCGGGGCAGCCCCTCTCGACAAGCGGCCTCAACTCCTGGCGGCGCTGGCGGCGCTGCGTGAGCACGGCGCCGGCGTCCTGTTGGTCGCGAAGCGCGATCGGTTGGCGCGCGACACGATGGTCGCGGCCATGGTGGAGCGCGTGGCCGAACGGCACGGCGCAGTGGTGCGAACAGCCGACGGGATCAGCGATGGCGACGGCCCGGAATCCGTGCTCATGCGGCGGATCGTCGACGCCTTCGCCGAATACGAGCGGCTGGTGATCAAGGCGCGCACGCGCGCGGCGCTGGCGGTGAAGAAGGCGCGCGGCGAGCGAGTAGGCGACGTTCCCTACGGCTGGAGGGTCGGCAGCGATGGAATACGCCTAGAAGCTGAGCCCGCAGAGCAACGCGTTCTCGAAGTCGCGCGGGTCCGGAGGGCGCAGGGCCTTTCGCTGCGGGCGATCGGGGCATGCCTGGAAGCCGCGGGCGCACGGAGCCGGTCAGGGGGGCGTTGGCACCCGCAGACGGTCGCGAACGTGCTGCGCGCACAGCGCGCGCCGGCGGCAACGCGTCAATCACCGGTCGGTGCTTGA